The DNA window CCGGTCGCGCGGGCGCTCGCGGTGGTGAGGTCGGCGCCTTCGAGGCGGGCTCCCGTGAAATCGGCGTCGTCGAGCACCGCCCCGGAGAGGTCGGCGTTGCTGAGATTCGCGTCAGAGACGAGGGCACCACGGAACACGGCGCCACGGGCCGCGGAGCGCGCGAGGGTGGCGCGTGCGAGGTGAGCGCCCTCCAGGTTGGCCCCCGCGAGCAAGACCCCTGACAGATCGGCGCCGGTGAGCGTCGCGCCGGTGAGCGTGGCCCGCTCGAAGCGCGAGGGAGCGCCCGCTGCATCCCACACGGCGGTCACGCCGGTGAGATCGGCGCCCGAGAGATCGGCGCCCGCGAAGTCCACGGCGGAGAAGCTGCACCCGCGAAAGCTGGCGCCCCGGAGCTGCGCTCCTCGGGCGACGCAGCGACGCCAGACGGTGCCGCGAAAATCCGCATGGTCGGCCACGAGACCACCGAGGTCGATTCCCTCGAGGATCTCTCCATCGAGGCGCGCACCTTCGGCGAGGCGTGCCTCCAGCTCGGCACGCGAGCGGATCATGAGCCCTCCTTCAGCTTGGTCTGAGTCACCAGCGCGAGTTCGAGGCGCGCGCCGGAGAGCTTGGCCTTCCAGGTCTCGGCGGCGTGCAGGTTGGCGCCACGCAGGTCGGCGCCCGTGAGGTCGGTGGACTCCAGGTTGGCGCGCATGAGGTTCGCCTTGATGAAGCTCGCTCCCGCGAGCGCCGCGCGGCCGAGGCGGCCGTCCGTGAGGTCGGCGTTGGAGAAGATGGCGCGCTCCGCCGAAGCACGAGCGAAGCTCGATTCACAGAGGGTGGCGCCGAGGAAGCTTGCGCCATCGAGCGCCGCGCGATCCCAGACGCCTCCACGCGCCTGGAGGCCGTCGAAGGACGCGCCCACCAGAGAGACGCCATCGGCGCGAGCGCCCTCGAGGCGGGCCTCTCGAAACGACACACGCGCCCCGCGCGCGTCGTAGAGGCGGATGGCAGGCAGCACGGCCCCGTCGAAGATGGCCCCGTCGAGCGACGCTGCCGTCAGGTCGGGGCCGAGGATCTCTGCGCCTTCGAAGCGGGCTTCGCTCAGATCGGCCCCCGAAAGGTTCGGGTGCTCGCCCCGAGCCTTGCGGAAGCTCGCGCGGAACGCCTTCGCGCGGCTCAGATCCGCCGACGAGAGCTCGGCGCCGTCGAGGCGGGCTCCCGTGAGGGACGCTTCGGTCAGGTCGGCGCGGGTCAGGTTCGCGCCGTCGAGCTGGGCGTCGTCCAGCGCGGCGTGAGAGAGCTGCGCCTCCGTCAGGTTCGCACCGGAAAGGCGACACGCGATCAGCCTGGCGCCTTGCAGGTTCGTTCCGACCAGAGAGCGACCTGCGAGATCCATCGAGGAGAGATCCGCACCCGCGAGATCGAGACCGTCGAGCGACTCTCCTGCCACGAGGCGCGCCTCGATCTCCGCGCGCACGGCGGCGGCTTCGGCAGGGGTCATCGGCGTGACGGGGGCCCCTGCTGGCGATGCGGCGCCAGAAGCCGGCGTGTCGGCCGGAGGCGCCAGGGCAGCGGCTGCAGCCGCCGCTCCAACCGCGGGGACACTCGCACCAGCGAGCCGCTCGCGCACCCGATCCCCGGCGGGGTCGGCGGGCGCCGCGGCCCCGTCGTTGGCCGGGAGAGCGCCAGGGTCCTCGGAGGGCATGCCGCGCGCCGCGCGGGCCGCGAGGTACTGGGACATCACCTCTTCCGGCCGGGCCGGCGGCTCCGAGGTGGATTCGGACATCACGAAGATCTCGGCGATCTCGGAGGCGTCGTCGTCCCGGACCTCCAGGACGCCGCGCCACACGAGGTTGAGCTTCAGCGCGTCCACGTCGAAGTGCGCGGTGTCGAGGCGCAAGCGCACCTCGATCAGTTCGCCTCCCGCCTCGCGGGTCCGCTGCGCGAAGGCGCGCGCTCGGAGCCCTGGGAGGCGCCCTTCGAGGCGCGGGTGGTCCGGATGCATGCCCTCCAGCGCGAAGGGCTCGTCGCCGCGCAAGGTGTCGAGCTGCTGCGCTGGCGGGGCCGCCTGGAAGTAGGCCCAGTCGAAGTCCTCCGGGAACCAGGGCCAGCGCTCCTTGTGCCACCGCGCGTCGTAGGTGCCGAGCAGATCCGCACGACGTCGCCAGCGCGCCGGGACGGCACCGAAGCCCACGGGCGTCGGCGCGTCGTTCGGGTCGCGGATGAGCCGCTCGGGATCCTCCAGCAAGGGCAGGTACACCGCGCCATCGGGGCCCGCCGCGCGGCCGGAGCCCACCGGGTTGGCGTCGAACCCAGGGCCTCCGTAGGCGTTCTCGTGGAGCAAGGGGATGCGCACGAACGGCCTGGGCTCGGTGGGGGCGAGGGCGACCACCGCGCGCTCCCACCGACGCTCTCCGAAGACGGCGATGCGACGGTCGAAGCCTGCGCCAGGCTGCCCGAACTGGAAGCGAGCCCGGGCTGCAGGGGCCCCGCGACCTGGCGCGTAGGCGTGACCGCTCAGGGTGACGTCGGCGCGCGGCTTGAAGATGGCGAAGTCGGACGGGTAGAGCACGCTCCGCACCGGGTCGCCCTCGGCGTGCATGTCGCCCGTCGGAAGATCCGGATCGCTGCGGAGCCGTGCCTTGCCATCGGGCACCAGATCGAAGGTCGCCTTGACGATCACCACGCGCGCGTCGTGCGGCGGCTTCACCTGCCAGGACAACGTGAATGCCAGCAGGGGCGCGCCGGTGATCATCGGGATGGCGTCACTCGGACGCTCGGGCAGGTTCGGGGCGCCACGGCCGTCTCCCGGGGGTGAGATCCCGGTCGGAGGCGCTGGCGGCGCTCCCTGCGCCGTCGGCTCCGTATGAGGCGCATGGAAGAAGCGCGAGGCCGACACGGCGGCCGTCGCCGGCGCGGAGGGCGCGGCAGGGCGAGACGGCGGCGGCGGGATCGAGCCGCCCGTGGGTCGTGGAGGCGCCGGTGGGACCGAGAGCGGACGAGAGGGAAGCGGCGGCGCAGGGACGCTCTGCCTCGGCCCGGGCGGGAGTGGGAAGGTGGTCTCCTCGGTGATCGGGGAAGCCACGGGCGCGTCTTTCGCCGGCTGCTGGGCCCAGGGAGCCCCCGGAAGCGGCGTGGTCGTCGCG is part of the Chondromyces crocatus genome and encodes:
- a CDS encoding DUF2169 family type VI secretion system accessory protein; translated protein: MIREAPWPLAISTLGPVACGALLWRARGQLYATVIVKATLGIANEADMTLESPESLLREEVHHQDIPTRSVRATTDLVPYLRQADVVLTGHAHATEGPVSTLDVRLALFREQSVFDKVLRVVGDRRGEEPSAPFEHMPLTYERAYGGIGWKDNPFGTGIGGAKKVHPNVLDPQDPERTAGFGPIARGWPARKQMLDAGARKALELPIPVVSEGVDYAYFQSAPLDQRCAYLVGDEWILLEGLHPTLPRVRSRLPNLKAMARVHGLTDPSPPFGRPIELLADTLRIDTDTQRVELVWRALLPVRNEEHAAGMHIVVAIERPGETTAWPESPPAEKVQITFTEDTTDALEVDDNATTLVRSPGEKKATPWTQAAKRPPAAPSKASLPVDEGTMALSADELSEAGQRAELPFDREVERPRAVRDETVAISPESERGEGRSSLPFKTTSSPLVPRPSATTTPLPGAPWAQQPAKDAPVASPITEETTFPLPPGPRQSVPAPPLPSRPLSVPPAPPRPTGGSIPPPPSRPAAPSAPATAAVSASRFFHAPHTEPTAQGAPPAPPTGISPPGDGRGAPNLPERPSDAIPMITGAPLLAFTLSWQVKPPHDARVVIVKATFDLVPDGKARLRSDPDLPTGDMHAEGDPVRSVLYPSDFAIFKPRADVTLSGHAYAPGRGAPAARARFQFGQPGAGFDRRIAVFGERRWERAVVALAPTEPRPFVRIPLLHENAYGGPGFDANPVGSGRAAGPDGAVYLPLLEDPERLIRDPNDAPTPVGFGAVPARWRRRADLLGTYDARWHKERWPWFPEDFDWAYFQAAPPAQQLDTLRGDEPFALEGMHPDHPRLEGRLPGLRARAFAQRTREAGGELIEVRLRLDTAHFDVDALKLNLVWRGVLEVRDDDASEIAEIFVMSESTSEPPARPEEVMSQYLAARAARGMPSEDPGALPANDGAAAPADPAGDRVRERLAGASVPAVGAAAAAAALAPPADTPASGAASPAGAPVTPMTPAEAAAVRAEIEARLVAGESLDGLDLAGADLSSMDLAGRSLVGTNLQGARLIACRLSGANLTEAQLSHAALDDAQLDGANLTRADLTEASLTGARLDGAELSSADLSRAKAFRASFRKARGEHPNLSGADLSEARFEGAEILGPDLTAASLDGAIFDGAVLPAIRLYDARGARVSFREARLEGARADGVSLVGASFDGLQARGGVWDRAALDGASFLGATLCESSFARASAERAIFSNADLTDGRLGRAALAGASFIKANLMRANLESTDLTGADLRGANLHAAETWKAKLSGARLELALVTQTKLKEGS